TGAACGCTAAAAGGTGAGAAACTCCTGTGGCTGGGCCAGGTATTTGGTGGGTACAATGCCGGTCATCTGTTTGAATTCGCGGTTGAAATGGGCCTGGTCTGAATAGCCACCCAGGTAAGAGAGCTGGGCCAGGGGCAGGTTGGGGTTCTGCGAGAGCAGCTGCAGCACAGAGCTGAGCCGGCTGAGCCGCATGTAGGTTTTGGGGCTCAGGCCCAGGTTTTTCTTGAAGGCCCGTTCCAACTGCCTTACCCCAATGCACAGGTTCTGGCTCAGGCCCTCTACGCTCACGTGGCATTTCTGGAGCCTGATCAGTTTGGCGGCGGCTTCTACGTAAGACGGTCTTGCTTGAGAAGGGCCCGCCTGCCGCAAAGACTGCAGATATTTGTCTGCCATGCTAACGCGCTCCGGGTGGGTAGACGCCTGGCAAATCTGTTGGCAGAAGGCAGAGAAGGAAGCGTCCAGTTCTGTCTGGCAGGAGGCGCAGTTCAGGAAACCCGACGTAGAAAGGCCGAACAGCCCGGGCAGCGCCTCGGGGTGGAAGCAGATGCCAAACCATTCCCGGCTCTCAGGGGCGGGTAGGGCATGAGAAACGGTCCAAAAGCCTACTTGGCCGGTTACGCTGGCGTCTTTCTCACCGGCGCTCAAAGGCAAGACCACTTCCAGAAACCCAGACGGAAACACTTTCTGATGCTCAGCACGGCCCGTTTCTGTGCAGCTACCCACCCAGTAATGATTCACTAC
The nucleotide sequence above comes from Nibribacter ruber. Encoded proteins:
- a CDS encoding helix-turn-helix domain-containing protein, giving the protein MGVTITKFAPAETLQDVVNHYWVGSCTETGRAEHQKVFPSGFLEVVLPLSAGEKDASVTGQVGFWTVSHALPAPESREWFGICFHPEALPGLFGLSTSGFLNCASCQTELDASFSAFCQQICQASTHPERVSMADKYLQSLRQAGPSQARPSYVEAAAKLIRLQKCHVSVEGLSQNLCIGVRQLERAFKKNLGLSPKTYMRLSRLSSVLQLLSQNPNLPLAQLSYLGGYSDQAHFNREFKQMTGIVPTKYLAQPQEFLTF